A genomic window from Pseudomonas cavernicola includes:
- the gcl gene encoding glyoxylate carboligase, whose amino-acid sequence MARMRAIEAAVLVMRREGVDTAFGIPGAAINPLYSSLKKVGGIDHVLARHVEGASHMAEGYTRTKAGNIGVCIGTSGPAGTDMVTGLYSASADSIPILCITGQAPRARMHKEDFQAVDITSIVKPVTKWATTVMEPGQVPYAFQKAFYEMRSGRPGPVLIDLPFDVQMAEIEFDIDAYEPLPLAKPAANRTQIEKALTMLNEAERPLIVSGGGVINADASAKLVEFAELVGVPVVPTLMGWGSIPDDHTLMVGMVGLQTSHRYGNATMLESDLVLGIGNRWANRHTGSVDVYTAGRRFIHVDIEPTQIGRVFNPDLGIVSDASAALDMFVTVAREWKAAGKLKNRSAWVDACQQRKRTLQRKTHFDNVPVKPQRVYEEMNEVFGKDTCYVSTIGLSQIAGAQFLHVYKPRHWINCGQAGPLGWTIPAALGVVKADPTRNVVALSGDYDFQFMIEELAVGAQFNLPYIHVVVNNSYLGLIRQAQRGFEMDYCVQLAFDNINAPELNGYGVDHVAVAEGLGCKAIRVFEPSEIQPALRQAQELMKQHRVPVIVEIILERVTNISMGTEINAVNEFEDLALTGADAPTAISLLD is encoded by the coding sequence ATGGCCAGAATGAGAGCAATCGAGGCTGCCGTCCTCGTAATGCGCCGCGAAGGCGTTGACACCGCGTTTGGTATCCCCGGCGCCGCTATCAACCCCTTGTATTCCTCGCTGAAAAAAGTCGGCGGCATCGACCACGTCCTGGCCCGTCACGTTGAAGGCGCCTCGCACATGGCTGAGGGTTACACCCGCACCAAGGCCGGCAATATCGGCGTGTGCATCGGGACCTCCGGCCCAGCCGGCACCGACATGGTCACCGGCCTGTACAGCGCCAGCGCCGACTCGATCCCAATCCTCTGCATCACCGGCCAGGCGCCGCGTGCGCGGATGCACAAGGAAGATTTCCAGGCGGTCGACATCACCAGCATTGTTAAGCCGGTGACCAAGTGGGCAACCACCGTCATGGAGCCGGGCCAAGTGCCTTACGCGTTCCAGAAGGCCTTCTACGAAATGCGCAGCGGCCGCCCGGGCCCGGTGCTGATCGACCTGCCGTTCGACGTGCAGATGGCCGAGATCGAATTCGATATCGACGCCTACGAGCCGTTGCCGCTGGCCAAGCCTGCCGCTAACCGTACCCAGATCGAAAAAGCCCTGACGATGCTCAACGAGGCCGAGCGCCCGTTGATCGTTTCCGGTGGTGGCGTGATCAACGCCGACGCCAGCGCCAAGCTGGTTGAGTTCGCTGAACTGGTCGGCGTGCCGGTAGTACCGACCCTGATGGGCTGGGGCTCCATCCCGGATGACCACACATTGATGGTCGGCATGGTTGGTCTGCAAACTTCGCATCGCTATGGCAACGCCACCATGCTGGAGTCCGACCTGGTACTCGGCATCGGCAACCGTTGGGCCAACCGCCACACCGGTTCGGTCGACGTTTACACCGCCGGCCGACGCTTTATCCACGTCGACATCGAGCCGACCCAGATTGGCCGCGTGTTCAACCCGGACCTGGGCATCGTTTCCGATGCCAGCGCCGCACTGGACATGTTCGTCACCGTCGCTCGCGAGTGGAAAGCCGCTGGCAAGCTGAAGAACCGCAGCGCCTGGGTAGACGCCTGCCAACAGCGCAAGCGGACCCTGCAGCGCAAGACCCACTTCGACAACGTGCCGGTCAAGCCGCAACGCGTCTACGAAGAGATGAACGAGGTGTTCGGCAAGGACACCTGCTACGTCAGCACCATCGGCTTGTCGCAGATTGCCGGCGCACAGTTCTTGCACGTCTACAAGCCGCGCCACTGGATCAACTGTGGTCAAGCTGGCCCGCTGGGCTGGACCATTCCGGCGGCGCTGGGTGTGGTCAAGGCTGATCCGACGCGCAACGTGGTGGCGTTGTCCGGCGACTACGACTTCCAGTTCATGATCGAAGAACTGGCCGTCGGCGCGCAGTTCAACCTGCCGTACATCCACGTGGTAGTGAACAACTCCTACCTCGGCCTGATCCGTCAGGCGCAGCGCGGTTTCGAGATGGATTACTGCGTACAGCTGGCGTTCGACAACATCAATGCTCCTGAGCTGAACGGCTATGGCGTGGATCACGTGGCCGTCGCAGAGGGTCTGGGTTGCAAGGCGATTCGCGTGTTCGAACCGAGCGAGATCCAGCCGGCTCTGCGCCAGGCTCAGGAACTGATGAAACAGCACCGGGTTCCGGTGATTGTGGAAATCATCCTGGAGCGCGTGACCAACATCTCCATGGGCACCGAAATCAATGCGGTCAACGAGTTCGAAGACCTGGCACTGACCGGTGCGGATGCGCCGACTGCGATCTCGTTGCTGGATTGA
- a CDS encoding glycerate kinase type-2 family protein, with product MSFDPTFNPASLLRELFTTAIDAAHPRQVLADHLPADRTGRVIVIGAGKAAAAMAEVIEAQWQGEISGLVVTRYGHGANCQKIEVVEAAHPVPDAAGLAVAQRVLQLVSNLNESDRVIFLLSGGGSSLLALPAAGLTLQDKQAINKALLKSGATIGEMNCVRKHLSAIKGGRLAKASWPASVYTYAISDVPGDEATVIASGPTVADPTTSVEALAILSRYAIEIPANVRAWLQDPRSETVKPGDPCLARSHFQLIATPQQSLDAAATKALEAGLTPLILGDLEGESREVAKVHAGIARQIVLHGQPIKPPCVILSGGETTVTVRGKGRGGRNAEFLLSLTDSLKGLPGVYALAGDTDGIDGSEDNAGALMSPDSYARAARQGLSASDELDNNNGYGYFAALGELIVTGPTCTNVNDFRAILILESPAK from the coding sequence ATGTCTTTCGATCCGACTTTCAATCCAGCGTCTTTGCTACGTGAGCTGTTCACCACTGCCATCGACGCTGCCCACCCGCGTCAGGTGCTGGCCGACCATCTACCGGCCGACCGCACAGGTCGCGTCATCGTCATTGGCGCTGGTAAAGCAGCAGCGGCCATGGCCGAAGTGATCGAAGCGCAATGGCAGGGTGAGATTTCCGGCCTGGTGGTGACCCGCTACGGCCACGGCGCCAACTGCCAGAAAATCGAAGTGGTCGAGGCCGCGCACCCGGTACCGGATGCCGCCGGTCTTGCGGTCGCCCAGCGCGTGCTGCAATTGGTCAGCAACCTCAACGAAAGCGACCGGGTGATTTTCCTCCTCTCCGGTGGCGGCTCTTCCCTGCTCGCCCTGCCAGCAGCCGGCCTGACCCTGCAAGATAAACAGGCGATCAACAAAGCCTTGCTGAAATCCGGCGCCACCATCGGCGAGATGAACTGTGTGCGTAAGCATCTCTCGGCGATCAAGGGCGGGCGCTTGGCGAAGGCCAGTTGGCCGGCCAGCGTCTACACCTACGCGATTTCCGATGTGCCGGGCGATGAAGCCACGGTAATCGCTTCCGGCCCGACCGTAGCCGACCCGACCACCTCGGTCGAAGCCCTGGCGATCCTCAGCCGCTATGCCATCGAGATCCCAGCCAACGTTCGCGCCTGGCTGCAAGACCCACGTTCGGAGACGGTCAAACCCGGCGATCCGTGCCTGGCCCGCAGTCACTTCCAACTGATCGCCACGCCGCAACAGTCGCTCGACGCCGCCGCCACGAAAGCCCTGGAGGCCGGTCTTACGCCGCTGATCCTCGGCGATCTGGAAGGCGAATCCCGCGAAGTGGCCAAGGTCCACGCCGGTATCGCTCGGCAGATCGTCTTGCACGGTCAGCCGATCAAACCGCCATGCGTGATCCTCTCCGGCGGTGAAACCACCGTCACCGTGCGCGGCAAGGGTCGCGGCGGGCGCAATGCGGAGTTTCTGCTGAGCTTGACCGATAGCCTCAAAGGCCTGCCCGGCGTCTACGCATTGGCTGGCGACACCGACGGCATCGACGGCTCGGAAGACAACGCCGGCGCCCTGATGAGCCCCGACAGTTATGCCCGCGCCGCCCGCCAGGGTCTCAGTGCCAGTGACGAGCTGGACAACAACAACGGCTATGGCTACTTCGCCGCCCTCGGCGAGTTGATCGTCACCGGGCCGACCTGTACCAACGTCAACGACTTCCGCGCCATCTTGATTCTGGAGAGCCCTGCCAAATGA
- the hyi gene encoding hydroxypyruvate isomerase → MPRFAANLSMLFTEVDFLDRFDAAAQAGFNGVEYLFPYDFSAEEIKARLDANKLEQVLFNLPAGDWAKGERGIACHPDRVAEFRAGVDQAIAYAKVLGNKQINCLAGIRPQGLDCASVEQTFVDNLKFAADKLQAAGIKLVMEAINTRDIPGFYLNNTKQALAIREKVGSSNLYLQYDIYHMQIMEGDLARTMEGNLAAINHVQLADNPGRNEPGTGEINYRFLFEHLDRIGYQGWIGCEYKPATTTVAGLGWLKAFV, encoded by the coding sequence ATGCCCCGTTTTGCTGCCAACCTGTCCATGCTGTTCACCGAAGTGGACTTCCTGGATCGTTTCGACGCCGCCGCCCAAGCTGGCTTCAACGGCGTTGAATACCTGTTCCCCTACGACTTCAGCGCCGAAGAAATCAAAGCGCGCCTGGACGCCAACAAACTCGAGCAGGTGCTGTTCAACCTGCCCGCCGGCGACTGGGCCAAGGGTGAGCGTGGCATCGCTTGCCACCCGGATCGCGTTGCCGAGTTCCGCGCCGGCGTCGATCAAGCTATCGCCTACGCCAAAGTGCTGGGCAACAAGCAGATCAACTGCCTGGCCGGTATTCGCCCGCAGGGCCTCGACTGCGCGAGCGTCGAACAAACCTTCGTCGACAACCTGAAATTCGCCGCCGACAAGCTGCAAGCCGCCGGCATCAAGCTGGTCATGGAAGCCATCAACACCCGCGACATTCCCGGCTTCTACCTGAACAACACCAAGCAGGCGCTGGCTATTCGCGAGAAGGTCGGCAGCAGCAACCTGTACCTGCAATACGACATCTACCACATGCAAATCATGGAGGGCGATCTGGCCCGCACCATGGAAGGCAACCTGGCAGCGATCAACCATGTACAGCTCGCCGACAACCCGGGCCGCAACGAGCCGGGCACTGGCGAGATCAACTACCGCTTCCTCTTCGAGCACCTGGACCGCATCGGCTACCAGGGCTGGATCGGCTGTGAATACAAGCCGGCTACCACCACCGTTGCTGGCCTCGGCTGGCTGAAAGCGTTCGTTTAG
- the moaA gene encoding GTP 3',8-cyclase MoaA, translating to MHNTQLVDPFGRRITYLRLSVTDRCDFRCTYCMSEDMVFAPREQILSLEELYAVADAFIGLGVKRIRITGGEPLVRKGLLSLLERLGARPELEDLAITSNGSQLYEMAPQLRAAGVKRLNISIDSLQRERFAAFTRRDKLEQVLVGIEAARAAGFSRIKLNSVVQKGRNDDEVLDLVEFAVERGLDISFIEEMPLGSISSHKREETFCSSDEVRERIEQRYALVRSSRVTGGPSRYWQVVGSDTQVGFISPHSHNFCGDCNRVRVTAEGKLVLCLGHEGALDLKALLRAYPGDSQRLREALQNALQLKPERHHFQVEEQVQVLRFMSMTGG from the coding sequence TTGCACAACACCCAATTGGTCGACCCTTTCGGTCGGCGCATCACCTACCTGCGTCTGTCGGTCACCGACCGCTGCGACTTTCGCTGCACCTACTGCATGAGCGAAGACATGGTCTTCGCCCCTCGCGAACAGATTCTCAGCCTGGAAGAGCTCTATGCCGTGGCCGATGCCTTTATCGGTCTTGGGGTTAAACGCATCCGCATTACCGGCGGTGAGCCGCTGGTGCGCAAGGGGCTGCTCAGCCTGCTCGAGCGCTTGGGCGCACGGCCTGAACTGGAAGACCTGGCGATCACCAGTAACGGCTCGCAGCTTTACGAGATGGCGCCGCAACTGCGCGCCGCTGGCGTCAAGCGCCTGAATATCAGCATCGACTCCCTGCAGCGCGAACGTTTTGCAGCCTTCACCCGGCGCGACAAGCTCGAGCAAGTACTGGTCGGCATCGAAGCGGCGAGGGCGGCAGGTTTTAGCCGGATCAAACTCAACAGCGTGGTGCAGAAAGGTCGCAACGATGACGAAGTGCTCGATCTGGTCGAGTTCGCCGTCGAGCGCGGGCTGGATATCAGCTTTATCGAAGAGATGCCGCTGGGCAGCATCTCCAGCCACAAGCGCGAAGAGACCTTCTGTTCCAGTGATGAAGTGCGCGAGCGCATCGAGCAACGCTACGCACTGGTGCGCAGCAGCCGCGTCACGGGCGGGCCATCGCGCTACTGGCAAGTGGTCGGTAGCGATACTCAGGTCGGTTTCATCTCCCCGCACAGTCACAACTTTTGCGGCGACTGCAACCGCGTGCGGGTGACCGCCGAGGGCAAGCTGGTGCTCTGCCTCGGCCATGAAGGCGCCCTCGATCTAAAAGCCCTGCTGCGCGCCTATCCGGGAGATAGCCAGCGCCTGCGCGAAGCCCTGCAAAACGCCCTGCAACTCAAGCCGGAGCGCCATCACTTCCAGGTTGAAGAGCAAGTGCAGGTATTGAGGTTCATGAGCATGACTGGCGGCTAA
- a CDS encoding 2-hydroxy-3-oxopropionate reductase — MAKIGFIGTGIMGKPMAQNLQKAGHTLFFSEHFDKAPADLLGDNGIGLATPREVAQEAEFIIIMVPDTPQVEEVLFRKDGVAEGVGAGKVVIDMSSISPTATKVFAEKIKATGAAYLDAPVSGGEVGAKAATLSIMIGGCPNAFERALPLFQAMGKNITRVGGNGDGQTAKVANQIIVALNIQAVAEALLFAAKNGADPAKVREALMGGFAGSKILEVHGERMIKGTFDPGFRISLHQKDLNLALAGARELGLNLPNTANAQQVFSTCAAIGGSNWDHSALIKGLEHMANFSIRED; from the coding sequence ATGGCTAAAATCGGATTTATCGGCACCGGCATCATGGGCAAGCCCATGGCTCAGAACCTGCAAAAAGCCGGGCACACTCTGTTCTTCTCCGAACACTTCGACAAGGCGCCGGCTGACCTGCTAGGCGACAACGGTATTGGCCTGGCCACCCCGCGCGAAGTGGCGCAGGAAGCCGAGTTCATCATCATCATGGTGCCGGATACGCCGCAGGTTGAAGAAGTGCTGTTCCGCAAGGACGGCGTGGCTGAGGGCGTTGGCGCCGGCAAAGTAGTGATCGACATGAGCTCGATCTCGCCGACCGCGACCAAAGTCTTCGCCGAGAAGATCAAGGCCACCGGCGCCGCCTACCTCGACGCGCCGGTATCCGGTGGTGAAGTCGGTGCCAAAGCTGCGACCCTGAGCATCATGATCGGTGGTTGCCCGAATGCCTTCGAGCGCGCCCTGCCGCTGTTCCAAGCCATGGGCAAGAACATCACCCGCGTCGGTGGCAACGGTGACGGCCAGACCGCCAAGGTTGCCAACCAGATCATCGTGGCCCTGAACATTCAGGCCGTAGCCGAAGCGCTGCTGTTCGCCGCGAAGAACGGTGCAGACCCTGCCAAGGTGCGTGAAGCACTGATGGGCGGCTTCGCCGGCTCGAAGATTCTCGAAGTGCATGGCGAGCGTATGATCAAAGGCACCTTCGACCCGGGCTTCCGCATCAGCTTGCACCAGAAGGACCTCAACCTGGCGCTGGCCGGCGCACGCGAGTTGGGCCTGAACCTGCCTAACACCGCCAACGCCCAGCAAGTGTTCAGCACCTGCGCGGCCATCGGCGGCAGCAACTGGGATCACTCGGCGCTGATCAAAGGCTTGGAGCACATGGCCAACTTCTCGATCCGCGAGGACTGA
- a CDS encoding GlcG/HbpS family heme-binding protein gives MSALTLETATIITNQALAAGRAISAAPLTIAVLDAGGHLITLLREDGASMLRPQIAIGKAWGAVALGKASRLIANDAQQRPSFISAVNTLAQGNLIPAPGGVLIRNAENTVIGAIGISGDTSDIDEQCAVKGVLAVGLVADAG, from the coding sequence ATGAGCGCTTTAACACTGGAAACCGCGACTATCATCACCAACCAGGCGTTGGCGGCCGGTCGAGCCATCTCCGCCGCGCCACTGACCATTGCGGTGCTGGATGCGGGCGGGCATCTGATTACGCTGCTGCGCGAAGACGGCGCGAGCATGCTGCGACCGCAAATTGCCATCGGCAAAGCCTGGGGCGCCGTGGCGTTGGGCAAGGCTTCACGGCTGATCGCCAATGACGCACAGCAGCGCCCGAGCTTTATCTCGGCGGTCAACACCTTGGCGCAGGGCAATCTGATTCCGGCACCGGGCGGCGTGCTGATCCGCAATGCGGAAAATACGGTGATCGGCGCCATCGGCATCAGCGGCGACACCTCCGACATCGACGAGCAGTGCGCAGTCAAAGGTGTGCTGGCGGTTGGCTTGGTGGCGGATGCGGGCTAA
- the ccmI gene encoding c-type cytochrome biogenesis protein CcmI: MIDFWLAAGLLLLVALAFLLIPVLRGRRAQAEEDRTALNVALYQERLAELEAQQQAGVLSSEQLEAGRVEEARELLADTEGTEQERSSRLGKLTPLLAAVLVPLLAVGLYLHWGASDKVELAREFAQQPRSVEEMTARLEQAVKAQPDSAEAWYFLGRTYMAQDRAADAAKAFERATGLAGRQPELLGQLAQALYFANGKKWSAELQALTDEALKANPEEVTSLGLLGIAAFEDKRFKDAIGFWERLATLLPADDPSRSAIQGGIERARERLAPGDSVPEPAALAAVPALKVRVELAPELKGKVQPTDTVFVFARAASGPPMPLAVKRLTVADLPAEVSLSDSDAMMPQLKLSNFPQVLLVARVSRAGNAKAGEWIGRSQPLASNTADQQQLTIDTADGPAQ; the protein is encoded by the coding sequence ATGATTGATTTCTGGCTCGCCGCCGGCCTGCTGTTGCTGGTGGCCTTGGCTTTTCTGCTGATCCCCGTGTTGCGTGGCCGCCGTGCCCAGGCCGAGGAAGATCGTACCGCCCTTAACGTGGCCCTCTATCAGGAGCGTCTGGCCGAGCTGGAAGCACAGCAGCAGGCTGGCGTGCTCAGCAGTGAGCAATTGGAAGCTGGTCGCGTCGAAGAGGCCCGTGAGTTGCTGGCCGATACCGAAGGCACGGAGCAAGAGCGCAGTTCGCGCCTGGGTAAGCTGACCCCGTTATTGGCTGCCGTGCTGGTGCCGCTGCTTGCTGTTGGCCTTTACCTGCACTGGGGCGCCAGCGACAAAGTCGAACTGGCCCGTGAGTTCGCCCAGCAGCCACGCTCGGTCGAAGAAATGACCGCGCGCCTGGAGCAGGCCGTCAAAGCCCAACCGGATTCCGCCGAGGCTTGGTACTTCCTCGGTCGCACCTATATGGCACAAGATCGCGCCGCCGACGCGGCGAAAGCATTTGAGCGGGCCACCGGCCTGGCCGGGCGTCAGCCTGAATTGTTGGGCCAACTGGCCCAGGCGTTGTATTTCGCCAACGGTAAGAAGTGGTCGGCTGAGCTGCAAGCGCTGACCGATGAAGCGCTGAAGGCTAATCCAGAGGAGGTCACCAGCCTTGGCCTGCTGGGTATTGCGGCGTTTGAGGACAAGCGCTTCAAGGATGCGATTGGCTTCTGGGAGCGTTTGGCGACGTTGCTGCCAGCGGATGATCCGTCGCGTAGCGCGATCCAGGGTGGTATCGAGCGCGCGCGCGAACGACTCGCGCCGGGCGACTCCGTGCCTGAGCCAGCGGCGCTGGCCGCAGTTCCTGCGCTCAAAGTACGGGTGGAGCTGGCACCGGAGCTGAAAGGCAAAGTCCAGCCAACCGACACGGTATTCGTCTTTGCCCGCGCCGCCTCCGGCCCGCCGATGCCGCTGGCGGTCAAACGTCTGACCGTGGCTGATCTGCCGGCGGAAGTCAGCCTGTCGGATAGCGACGCGATGATGCCGCAGCTGAAACTCTCCAACTTCCCTCAGGTCTTACTGGTAGCCCGCGTGTCGCGCGCGGGGAATGCCAAGGCGGGTGAGTGGATTGGCCGCAGTCAGCCCTTGGCTAGCAACACGGCGGATCAGCAACAATTGACTATCGATACGGCGGATGGCCCGGCGCAATGA
- the pyk gene encoding pyruvate kinase, with product MTPDKKVKILATLGPAIKGIDDIRQLVESGVNLFRLNFSHGEHADHAERFNWVREVERQLNYPIGILMDLQGPKLRVGRFAEGKVNLERGQAFRLDLDPTPGTAQRANLPHPEIIAALQPGMNLLLDDGKLRLQVTAKHSDAIDTQVLAGGELSDRKGVNVPEAVLELSPLTAKDRRDLDFGLELGVDWVALSFVQRPQDIIEARELIGDRAFLMAKIEKPSAVEQLEAIAKLCDAIMVARGDLGVEVPAENVPRIQKDIIRTCRQLGKPVVVATQMLESMRFSPAPTRAEVTDVANAVAEGTDAVMLSAETASGDYPLEAVSMMSKIIRQVENGPDFQAQLDVSRPQAEATASDAISCAIRRISGILPVAALINYTESGSSSLRASRERPKAPILSLTPNIHTARRLTVAWGIYSVVNARLSKVEEITSTALEIAQAQNMAQRGDTVVITAGVPFGQPGTTNTLRIETLI from the coding sequence ATGACCCCCGATAAGAAAGTAAAAATCCTCGCCACCCTGGGCCCAGCCATCAAGGGCATCGACGATATTCGCCAGCTGGTGGAGTCGGGCGTCAACCTGTTCCGCCTGAACTTCAGCCACGGCGAACACGCCGACCACGCCGAGCGCTTCAACTGGGTGCGCGAAGTGGAACGCCAACTGAACTATCCGATCGGCATCCTGATGGATCTGCAAGGGCCGAAACTGCGCGTCGGCCGCTTCGCCGAAGGCAAGGTCAATCTGGAACGCGGTCAGGCCTTCCGCCTCGACCTCGACCCGACACCCGGCACCGCGCAGCGCGCCAACCTGCCGCACCCGGAAATCATCGCCGCCTTGCAGCCCGGGATGAACCTGCTGCTGGACGACGGCAAGCTGCGCCTGCAAGTGACCGCCAAACATAGCGATGCCATCGATACCCAGGTACTCGCCGGTGGAGAACTGTCCGACCGCAAAGGCGTCAACGTGCCTGAAGCGGTGCTGGAACTCAGCCCGCTGACCGCGAAAGACCGCCGCGACCTGGATTTCGGCCTGGAGCTTGGGGTGGATTGGGTCGCGCTGTCGTTCGTCCAGCGCCCGCAAGACATCATCGAAGCGCGCGAGTTGATCGGTGACCGCGCCTTCCTGATGGCCAAGATCGAGAAGCCCTCGGCCGTCGAACAGCTCGAAGCCATCGCCAAGCTCTGCGATGCGATCATGGTCGCCCGTGGTGACCTGGGCGTGGAAGTGCCGGCGGAAAACGTGCCGCGCATCCAGAAAGACATCATCCGCACGTGCCGCCAACTCGGTAAGCCGGTGGTGGTCGCCACGCAGATGCTCGAATCCATGCGTTTCTCGCCGGCGCCGACCCGCGCCGAGGTCACAGACGTCGCCAACGCCGTGGCCGAAGGTACCGACGCGGTGATGTTGTCGGCGGAAACCGCCTCCGGTGATTACCCGCTGGAAGCCGTGAGCATGATGAGCAAGATCATCCGCCAGGTGGAAAATGGCCCTGACTTCCAGGCTCAGCTCGACGTCAGCCGCCCGCAAGCCGAGGCTACCGCCTCCGATGCAATCAGCTGCGCGATCCGTCGTATCAGCGGCATTCTGCCGGTGGCTGCGTTGATCAACTACACCGAGTCCGGCAGCTCCAGCTTGCGCGCTTCGCGTGAGCGACCGAAGGCGCCGATCTTGAGCCTGACGCCGAACATCCACACCGCCCGTCGTTTGACCGTGGCCTGGGGCATCTACTCGGTCGTCAATGCTCGCTTGAGCAAGGTCGAAGAGATCACCAGCACCGCTTTGGAAATCGCCCAGGCGCAGAACATGGCGCAGCGCGGCGACACCGTGGTGATCACCGCCGGCGTGCCGTTTGGTCAACCGGGGACGACCAATACACTGCGGATTGAGACATTGATCTGA
- a CDS encoding TetR/AcrR family transcriptional regulator, with the protein MTSIRERNKELILRAASEEFADKGFAATKTSDIAAKAGLPKPNVYYYFKSKENLYREVLESIIEPLLQASAPFNEGGQPAEVLKAYIRSKIRISRDLAYASKVFASEIMHGAPHLSADQTAQLNGQATHNISCIQAWIDQGLMAKVDPNHLLFSIWAATQTYADFDWQISTVTGKASLDDADYEAAAETIIRLVIKGCEIADSSEKPAVKVAG; encoded by the coding sequence ATGACCAGCATTCGCGAGCGCAATAAAGAGTTAATTCTGCGCGCGGCCAGTGAAGAGTTCGCCGACAAAGGCTTTGCCGCGACCAAGACCAGCGATATCGCCGCCAAGGCGGGCCTGCCCAAGCCCAACGTTTATTACTACTTCAAGTCGAAAGAAAACCTCTACCGCGAGGTGCTGGAAAGCATCATCGAGCCGCTACTGCAGGCCTCTGCGCCGTTCAACGAAGGCGGCCAACCGGCTGAGGTGCTGAAGGCCTATATCCGCTCGAAGATTCGCATCTCCCGCGATCTGGCTTACGCCTCCAAGGTGTTCGCCAGCGAGATCATGCACGGCGCGCCGCACCTGTCGGCAGACCAAACCGCACAGCTCAACGGGCAAGCCACGCATAACATCAGCTGCATCCAGGCGTGGATCGATCAAGGCTTGATGGCCAAAGTCGACCCCAACCATCTGCTGTTCAGCATCTGGGCGGCGACTCAGACCTACGCGGACTTCGATTGGCAAATCTCCACCGTCACCGGCAAAGCCAGCCTCGACGATGCCGATTACGAAGCGGCCGCCGAGACCATCATTCGCTTGGTGATCAAGGGCTGTGAGATCGCCGATAGCAGCGAAAAACCAGCAGTCAAAGTCGCCGGCTAA
- a CDS encoding urea transporter: MRHPSLPTRTLSQSKALLNGCSQIFLQQHPLCGLLCLLAIAVAAPQLLGGALLGGFAGGLTARQRRYAEADIEAGLYSYNGVLLGLLLCYTFAWSPLLPLLIIASGGISAMLLNPLLQRSRQRQWLPAYTSPFVVLSWLLLVIAAPLQLAPAVAVNSPVLSVDWLNLCAAVARGLGQVIFLDQPLAGLILFAGLLVASRRAACWALFGSAAGLGLALLLGWPTPTALAGLYGYNAALAALALSQNHRQPWAPLLGIVLALLLQPGFAALGLPALTAPFILACWLVQAARRSARRTAVE, translated from the coding sequence ATGCGCCACCCGTCACTGCCCACGCGCACCTTGTCCCAATCCAAAGCCCTGCTCAATGGCTGTAGCCAGATCTTCCTGCAACAGCACCCGCTATGCGGGCTGCTCTGTCTACTGGCCATCGCCGTGGCGGCGCCGCAGCTGCTCGGCGGCGCCTTGCTCGGTGGCTTTGCCGGAGGGCTGACGGCACGCCAACGGCGCTATGCCGAGGCCGATATCGAGGCCGGGCTGTACAGCTACAACGGCGTGCTGCTGGGTCTGTTGCTCTGCTACACGTTCGCCTGGTCGCCGCTGCTGCCGCTGTTGATCATCGCTAGCGGCGGGATTTCCGCCATGCTGCTAAACCCGCTGTTGCAGCGCTCGCGTCAGCGCCAATGGCTACCCGCCTACACCTCACCCTTTGTCGTGCTCAGCTGGTTGCTGCTGGTAATCGCCGCCCCCCTGCAATTGGCGCCCGCCGTTGCAGTCAACAGCCCGGTACTGAGTGTCGACTGGCTGAACCTCTGCGCCGCGGTCGCTCGCGGCCTGGGCCAGGTGATCTTTCTCGACCAGCCGTTGGCCGGTCTGATTCTGTTCGCCGGCTTGCTCGTGGCCAGCCGCCGGGCCGCTTGTTGGGCGCTGTTCGGCTCCGCTGCGGGGCTGGGCTTGGCGTTGTTGCTGGGCTGGCCAACGCCAACTGCCTTGGCCGGGCTGTATGGCTACAACGCCGCCTTGGCCGCCCTCGCCCTTAGCCAAAACCACCGGCAGCCTTGGGCTCCCTTGCTCGGCATCGTGCTGGCCTTGCTCCTGCAACCGGGCTTTGCAGCCTTGGGGCTGCCAGCGCTGACCGCACCGTTTATCCTCGCTTGCTGGCTGGTGCAGGCCGCTCGGCGCTCAGCGCGGCGGACTGCCGTCGAGTAA